The genomic window AAGAGCACGGTGGCCTCCTCGCTGTCGGGGTGATCCAGCACATGGATGTCCTGCTCGGCGCGGGCGCCCAGGTGCAGCAGCAGGGTGGCGTCACCGCCGTCGTCCAGGATCATGTTCGCGCCGGCCTCAAAATCGAAGATGCGGTGCGTGTAGTCCCAGTAGTCGGGCAGGGTCTCGCCCTTCACGGCGAAGACCGGCGTGCCGCCCGCGGCGATGGCTGCAGCGGCGTGATCCTGGGTGCTGAAGATGTTGCAGCTGGCCCAGCGCACCTCGGCACCCAGGGCCTTCAGAGTTTCGATGAGCACGGCGGTCTGGATGGTCATGTGCAGGGAACCCGCGATGCGCGCGCCTTTGAGGGGCTGCTTCGCGGCGTATTCCTTGCGGATGGCCATGAGGGCGGGCATCTCGCCCTCGGCGATGGCGATCTCCTTGCGGCCCCAGGCGGCAAGGCCGAGATCGGCGACGATGAAGTCTTGGGTGGCGACGGTCATGGGACCTCCACGAGGGGCGGGAACGACGGGCGGGGCAACCCACCTCATCGACCCCGGACGGGGTGAGGTGAGCGCCGTTCCAGAATCGGAAGCGTCCGAGCCTGAGATCCCTCGCCATGCGGGCGGAGTCCTGCAGCGCTCCTCGGACTCATCCAGGATAAGCGGTTCCGACAGGGGTTCACGGGGGATTTTTCGCAGTCTCTCTACCTGTCACATTTTATAATTTAATTGAAATTTTATGACAAAAAATAAATATTAAAATTATTTGAATTAATTAATATGTATTAAATTTTGTCATTTATTCAATACATAATTTTTTAAAGTAAAAAATTATGTACATACAAATAAACAATTTATGAGATGGCACAACCCTCGATTGGAATGGCCTGCCTGAAAGGAGGCAACCATGTCCAACCCTCTCACCACCCTGGCCCTGGCACTCGCCCTGGTCCTTCCCCTCTCCGCCGCGCCGGATCGCGCCCCCCGGGCCCCCCAGCGGCCGGTGAACCTCAACACCGCCACGGTGACCGAGCTCATGCAGCTGCCCCGCATCGGGCAGAAGACCGCCGAGCGCATCGTGGCCTTCCGCAAGCAGCACGGTGGCTTCCAGCGGCCCGAGGAGCTGATGAATGTGAAGGGCATCGGCGAGAAGTCCTACGCCAAGCTCAAGCCCTTCCTGGCCCTGTCTCCCGCGCCGCGCCCCGCGGCCACCAAAAAGTAGGGGGCCGCCATGATCCCGGGCCGCCGCCGAAGCACCCAGCAGGGCTCCTCCCTGCTGGAACTCACCGTCGCCATGGGCGTGGCCGCCGTGCTGGCCGCGGTGGGACTCTTCCACTTGGACGCGGGTGCTGCCGAGCTGGCGGCGGCGCACCAAGAGATCCGCGGCAGCCTGGATCAGGCCTTCACCCTGGCCCGCGCCCGGGGCACGAATGTCAC from Geothrix sp. includes these protein-coding regions:
- a CDS encoding helix-hairpin-helix domain-containing protein: MSNPLTTLALALALVLPLSAAPDRAPRAPQRPVNLNTATVTELMQLPRIGQKTAERIVAFRKQHGGFQRPEELMNVKGIGEKSYAKLKPFLALSPAPRPAATKK